TGTGTTTGATAAAAGGGAAGAAGACATGTGGAAAAAGTAGGAAAGGACGACAATGGAGTCAAgggttaaacaaaataaagaacaACTTGAAGGGTCAACTTTTGAAATGCAAAGGAAGGGCCAAATGTTAAAATATCACCGACATTTGCATTTAAGAATAAGAAAGATGATAATGTATACAAATTAATATTTGTCCGCATCATGTACAGAGAGCTCTAGGATATTGTGGCAGTTAACTCTAATTTAAAATGTATCGAGTTAATATGAAATGAGTTTTAACCAATGGGGTGGCAGTTCATTGGTATTGACAAAGCCTTAAACATCTTGGAAGAGGGAGGTCTTGAGTTCAAGTCCCACatgtaacaaaaataaaaaataaatgccGTTAAAAAAAACATGAAGTGAGTTGAATTTCACGTAATTTTATTTCGTTATATAGGATCAGTGAGTCACTTTGTTTATAAAAGGTTGCTGTTAATCTATGGGAAATTTTAGCAAACGCTAgttatttataaaaatttaaatgCACAAAAGAAAGTTGCCAAATCATTAGACATGGATATGAAACCACTCTTTATAGAAGTCTATGTGGACTAGAATTTTTTAAAATGTTTACCTCTAGTTTTTGAGATTATTTTAGTTTTAGTTAGTCCGCTAAATACTTCAATATATAGACTATAAATTCGCTATAAGGGGAAGCGGACTCTAGCTCATAGACTTACACACCAACCACCTCTTAGACGTTTTAAGTAGTCTAAATTAAAGTCCGATCGCCAAAGGAACAAACTCTTTCATAGTCCACTTATTGAAGTAGCGGACTATCTAGAAACCAAAATAATCTCAAAAACCACCTACGAACGCTTTGAAAATTTCTAAACCACCTAGACTTAAAAATGCTCGTCAAAATACATGACCAATAGTTTACTAAGGGATCACTGACTAATATGATAATAGCACCAACAGATTACCAATATATGAATAGGGTTTTGTTTATTTGTAAACAACCCTCTTTATAGTGAATTGTGTGAACTAATTCTAGCCATTGATTATCAATACACTagtgtaaatcaatggctaggatttgatgattaaaatacactagtgtattttacgatttgattatATAAATCAATGGCCAAAATTTGTTCACttagttcacaaatacactaatATACACAACCCATCCTACATGAATAATACTTAAAACTTATATGACAATACCAATTAAAGGATAATTAAATTTAacctttttttttagttttagtgGAATCAGACCATCCGTCAGctataaataattatataaaatagtgagtaattttattttttatattggAAAGGTAAATATTAACCTAAAATAAAGGCTTAACCCCACCAAGacaaagaattacatgtttggcCACCCGAATATAAAACTTTATTGTTTGAAAATACATCTACACTTCACTAGTAACCCCCTAAAAGAATGCTTTATTAATAGAGTTAATTGCGTCTCTGTGCTTttacgttttttcacgtttagtccttatcttttgaaaatagcaggtatgctctttatggtttgttattttgttactcggatagtccactgagtagatgtcagttagtttggaaatagcaggtatgctccctatggtttgtcattttgtttcTCGGATAGTCCTctgagtaaatgtcaggggactatctgagtaacaaaatgagaaaccatagggagcatacctgctatttctaAAAAGTGGGGACTAAAAGTGAAAAAACGTGAAAGTACAGGgacatccgggcaattaactcttattaATATTAGAAATAATTGCATCTACTCGAAATAGTTGTATGATAATTTATTTCAACCGGTGAAACCATACTATATATCTCACATCACATCTTCTCTTTCTCACCTGAGTATACCAAAAAACATATAGTCTATCTGATCACTATACATGGTGGCTCTGTCTGGTGCACCATTGTGATGATCATGTCGCCCGTGATAAGCGAGGCCCTCTTATCCGGTTTCCCGATAACCTCCACCACCCTCAGCCGCTGCACTCACTCTCTTCAATCTTTTTCTGTCGTGTTTCTCTATTGGTTTTACGTCTTCTCATGAAAACCAACACCTTTTTCTAGTTTTATCACGTACCCAGTAAAATCCCACTCGTAACAAATAAGCTATTGATAGGGTCTGAAAAGGGTGGCATAAATACACGTATATATTCATTTGTTAAGTTTTTAAGTGATCACCATGGTAGTTTGTGATGTGCCAAAGTTTATCGAGCCAACTCAGTTCCTATTGTCAAGTTCAGATGATCATCAAGATTCAACCTTGAGGAAGCGAAAAAGAATGATATCGAACAGGGAATCCGCTAGGAGATCGAGAATACGCAAAAAGAAACATTTGGGTGATCTTGTGTTGCAAGTGAGTCAACTCGTGAGTGACAACAAACACATGGCCATCAACTTGAAAGATACAACTCAGATGTACCTCAATTTGGAGTATGAGAACTCGATTCTTAGAACTCAGTTAGCTGAGTTGACTCACCG
This is a stretch of genomic DNA from Helianthus annuus cultivar XRQ/B chromosome 16, HanXRQr2.0-SUNRISE, whole genome shotgun sequence. It encodes these proteins:
- the LOC110927954 gene encoding bZIP transcription factor 2 — protein: MVVCDVPKFIEPTQFLLSSSDDHQDSTLRKRKRMISNRESARRSRIRKKKHLGDLVLQVSQLVSDNKHMAINLKDTTQMYLNLEYENSILRTQLAELTHRLESLTNIINGFSSLSDNYGIEASIMWGMDDALLVHCDNMLHDNEHFMVEMFLN